A region of the Ignavibacteria bacterium genome:
CCCGCCAAAAGTCTTTACCTTTATTGGTTTATTAAGATTTTTCACTAAAAATGCAATTATGGCTGAGGATACACAGCCGGATCCACAAGCCAAAGTTTCGGCTTCCACTCCACGCTCATAGGTTCTGATCGATATCTGGTCTTTGTCAATCATCTGTATGAAATTCACATTCAGTCCATCGGGGGCGAAATCAGAATGATACCTTAATTCTTTACCGAGTGAATTGACATCAACTTGAGTTAAATCTTTTGCAAGAGATTGTTTGTATGATGTATTAATGAGAATGTCATCAACAACAATGATTAAATGCTTGGAACCGATATCAACATAATTTGCATTAAATAATTGCCCAGCTGCTTCAACTTTGAAATTTAGTTTGATACTATACGGTGGATTAATCCACTGCAGTATAGAATGCTCGTTGAGCACTTCAGCTCTAAATATCTGCCCTACAAATTCGAATTGAGTTTTTCTACCAATTCTTCCTTTTTCATAAAGATATTTTACTGCACACCGAGCGCCATTTGCACAGAGTGCACCTCCGGAGCCATCAGAATTGTAATAAAGGATTTTAAAATTCACTAATTGAGATTTGTGAATTGTCAAAATACCATCAGCTCCGATTCCATAATTTCTGCTGCAAAGTATCTTTATCTTTTCCGGAGTCAGTTCTATTGATTCATCATCGAAGAGAATAAAATCATTCCCTGCACCTGTCATTTTTGTAAATGAAATTAATTTCATAACATTAGATCACTTTTTGCTTCGCATTATTAAATATTCCATGGCAACGGTAGTTTTTGCAGTTCAGATATTTTTATTCTTCCTTAACTCGCTTTAATAAAATCATCCCAAAAACAAAAAATACAGCGACTGACAGAATAGCTAATCTTTGACTGCCGCTTGACCATGAAACTAAACCGAAGACCAGCGGACCTAAAACAGCTGAAGATTTTCCGAAGAAAGAATAGAAACCAAAGAATTCTGTTTTTTTGTCAGATGGAGTAAGTTTACTCATCAAACTTCTGCTGACTGATTGAGTTGAGCCCATTCCTAAGCCAGCTGCTGCTCCTACAACGAAAAATATTTCTTTAGAATCAACTACTGACGCACTTACAATTACGATAAGCCAAAGAAAAAGAGTAATAAAGATTGTCCTCTTCTGTCCAATTGAATCAGCGACGATACCAAACACAACCGAACCAAAAACTGCTGTCGTTTGAGCGACCATAAAAAATATTGTCAGCTCTGTCAAAGAAAATTGAAGCGTGGTCTTTGCGTAGATACCAGAAAAATAAATTGCTGTATTTACTCCTTCGATGTAAAAGAAAAAAGCAACTAAAAATGCAGCCAGATTTTTATACTGTTTAAGGTGAGTTAAAGTAAATCTAACTCGATCAATTCCTATTTTGAAATATGATTTCTGGACCTCAATTGGTTTCTTAGTGTCGTGCAAATACAAGAACAATGGTATGGCAAAGATTAGAAAAAAGACTGCTGAGATAGGAAAAGTAATTCGGACTAATTCATTGGCGACTAGCGGATAAACAATTAAGAGCGAAACAAGTGAACCAACATAACCCATTGCATAGCCGTAACCCGAAGTTCTTCCAAAATTCTTTTCCTCTGTAATTTCTGGCAGGAAGGCATCATAGAATACCAGACCGGCTTCAAATCCAATGTTTGCTATTATGAATAAAATAATACCAGTAAGTATCATTCCTCCTTCAACAAAATAGAGGAGTGAAGAGAAGAGAATGCAGAGCAAAGTAAAGAAAAGTAAAAATCTTTTTTTGCCGGCAGAATGATCTGCGATTGCACCGAGAATTGGTGAAATCAATGCAACAATTAACATTGAAATACTTGTTCCTAAGCTCCAATAGAAATCCCCAATTGGTTTATTCTCGGCAATAGTCTCCTTAAAATAGACCGCAAAAACAAAAGTAACGATGGTTATGGAAAACGATGTGTTAGCAAAATCGAATAAAGTCCAAACAAAAATTTTTCGGTAAGCTTTAGAGAAAAGTTTTTTAATACTCAATTTTTAGGATTTATATTATTTTCTACTAATCCCCGCCCCTTTTTACTAATTTTATTTTGATTCTTTAACCTCTTAAGTATTGCGTCGAGAACACCATTAATGAATTTATCGCTGTGATCTGTGCTGAATCTCTTGGCGATCTCAAGAACTTCATTAATCGAAACCTTTGTTGGAATATCCGGAAAATATAGCATCTCACAGATACCCATTCGAATAAGGATTTTATCAATTACAGCAATTCGGTTTATGTCCCAATTTTTTGCAGTATCGATTATCAATTCATCAAATTCTGCAGTATGTTCTATGGTTCTTAATGTGAGGGATTTTATAAAATTGATGGTATCTTCGGAATCGACATCCTGAGTGAGTTCTTTGAAAAGAAAATCTAATGATTCGTTTGAGAGTTCATGTGCATAAAGGATTTGAAGTACTTTTTCTCGTAATTGTCGTCTTGTTGATGTCATCTATTTCAAATTTCAATTCTTTATAAGCGTTGCAAAGGTTCTCTAGATTCCGAATAACCAGTACAAAGTTAAAGAAACAGTGTCTCTTATCCTAAACCAAATTTCAGAGATGAAATCTAATTTGTTGTCAGAACGAACTAAAGTCAAATTCATGTTATGAAAATTTGCGATTTCTGAAATTCTTCTTAGATGGAATTGATCCGAAACGACTATTACCTTCGAAAAAGCTTGTTCAGGTTGAACTTTATTTTTCAGAAAACTGATTTGCTCAAGTGTGTTCGTTGTTCGTTCTTCTTTTATAATATCCGAACTTGAAACTCCCATTTTGAGCAATTCTCTTTCGGCTACATCTGCTTCAGTCATCTCACCAGGTGCATTAGCTCCGGTAATAATTATTTTATTACAAATTCTGTTTCTATAAAGTTTATTCGCTTTACGTAATCTTCCGGCAAATACGGGGCTTGCGCGATTTTTACTCCACACTGCAGCGCCGGGAATTAGAACAGCATCATATTTAGCCCCCGGTTTTATAATGTTAGTAGATTCATCTTTCATCGATAGAGTCGAAGTGAATGAAAACAACATGATAAGGACAAAAAGTAAAAATGAATAAATAAAACTTTTAAAAATTGGATTTCGAGTTTTCCCAAATGTGAAGAAAATGATATTAAATAAGAGAATGAATTTTACTATAAGAAAAAATAAAAAGAACAATGCTCGAAAAATTTTGTCAGGTGCAAAACCTAAAGTATAAATTAGGACCTTATGTAAATCCAGTTGAATGAAAAAGTCATTTAACAAAAGAGGTACAAACGAAAAGAGGGAAAGATTTAATAAAATCTGCACTCTAAACATTTCTATTCGGGAGCCAAAAAAGAACAGGAAAAGAATCAGTAATATGATTGAACACGATATAATTAGATTCAACAAATTTCCAGTGAAGCCAATATCAAGGTTTGATAATGTTAAACCCTGCGATCGGTATTTTATAGAATAAAGATAAACAAGATTCAATATTTCGAGAGCACACATAAGCAAGAACAGGAACTTTTTCCGGAGGGAATTATCAATTTTACTTTTTTTCAATCTGCTGCCTCAAATGGATTCAAAAATATCTGCGGAAGCGTGCCGCCTCTTTCCCAAACTACTTTACTCTTTATTTCAAAAGTCTTTCGAATCAATTCCTCGGTGAAAACTTCGGCAGTTAGTCCATCTTTTAATATTTTTCCTTCTTTCAGAAAAATTATTCGATTACTGTATAGGGCAGATAGATTAATATCATGTGAAACGGAGATAATCGTCTTACCGTTCTCATTGATTTTCTTCAAATAATTAAAAATCGAAATTTGGTGTTTTAGATCGAGATGAGTGCTCGGTTCATCGAGTAATAATATTTCAGAATCCTGTGCGAGTGCCCGCGCAAGTATTACTTTCTGAAGTTCTCCTCCTGAAATTTCGTTTATGCTCTTATTTTTCAACTCATCGAGCTGTAAAATTCTAATCACATTTTCAACTGACTGAATATCTTGAATATTTTCAAATCCGTATATACTAAAATACGGCGTTCGCCCCATTAAAATTATTTCAAACACACTGTAAGGAAATACTGAATAAAATTTTTGCGGCACATAGGCAACAAGCTTATAAAATTTCTTCAAATCGTATTCAGCGAAATCCCGCTCATTTAATTTCAGATTTCCTTTTACAGGATTTAACAATTTTGCGAGAATTTTTAGTAGTGTTGTTTTGCCCGAACCATTTGGTCCGATGATGCTGAGAAATTCCCCTTTTTCTACATGGAAGGAAATATTATTCAATACATCTCCTTTAACTGACGGAAAAGGATAATTGAATGATAAATTTTTTATTTCAAGTAGACTCACAAGAAAAATTTACAACTTTAATTCGGAGCAAACAAAAAAACTTTTTTCAATTCTTCCAGATTATCAATTGGCGATTGACAAGCAAAATCCTTGCAAATGAAAACGGTGGTTTTATTCTCTATTGTTTCTTTATGCTTAAGATAATTAAACTTTTGATCGAGCAGTACATCGGCATGAATTAAAATTTCATTCGGGTAATAATTATTTAAGATAACTTTCTGAAATTCTCTTGATTCCCTTTCATCAGCACCTCCAAAAAGAATTACTTCCCGTGAACCTTGTGTGAAAGATAAAGACTCGCTCAGCAAACAACCGAATGCCAATGGATTTTTTTTCATTTTTTCAGTCATTGTTCTCACTAAGTCCTCGCATATTCTAATGTATTTTTCATTCTCGAATATCTTACCCAATTTGAAAAAGAGAGCAGCAGATGATGAATTGCCGGAAGGAACAGCATTATCATATAATTGCGTTGGGCGAATAATTAAATCATTTGCATGAAGGCTTGATTGATAAAAATATTTTTCTTTATCATTATAAAATTTTTCTAATACAATCTTCGAAAATTTATAAGCTTCCATAAGATATTCAACTTTGGAAGAAACTTCATATAAACTTATTAATCCAAGTGAAAGATTTGCATAATCTTCAAGAAATCCATTGATTTTAGATTGTCCCATCCGATGTGTGTGATAAAGCTTTCCTTGATGTTGCAAATTATTCAAAATGAATTCGGCATTTTTTTTTGCCGCTTGCAGATATTTTTTGTTATTGGTTATTCTATATCCATAGCAAAAAGCGGTAATCATTAATCCATTCCAATCGACTAAAATTTTATTATCAGTGAGTGGTTTAACTCTTTTTCCTCGCTCCTTCAACAAAGTAATTTTGCATTTTTCAATTACCGTAGCAATTATCTCAGCGTTCACATTAATGGAAGCTGCAAAATCTTTAATCTTCTTTTTAACATGTAAAATGTTTTTCCCCTCAAAGTTTCCTTCATCTGTAATGTCAAAATAACTTGTAATAATGTTAGCTTCTTTGGGATTGAGGATTTCAAATACTTGTTGTTTTGTCCAAGTATAGTAATTTCCTTCTTCTCCTTCGGAATCTGCATCCTGAGTTGAATAAAATTCTCCTTCAGCGCCGGTCATTTCTCTCAGAATATACTCGAGAGTTTCTTCAGTTTTATTTCTATAAAATAAATTCTGAGTGATCATAAAAAGTTTCGACAGCAGGGTTACTAAAAGAGCATTATCATAAAGCATTTTTTCAAAATGAGGTACTAGCCATTTCGAATCAGTGGAATACCTATGAAATCCACCCCCCAAATGATCGTATAATCCACCATTAGACAATCGTTGAACACTTGTTTCAACAATTTCCAAGATTTCATTATTTCTTTGTATACAATAAAAATCTAAAAGAAAAGTTAAAACCATCGAATTCGGAAATTTGGGTGCCGAACCAAATCCTCCAAATTTACTATCGTAATTTTTTTTGATTGTGTCTATTATTTCTTTATAAAATTCATTTGAAAACGAATCGCTCGCTCGGTTGACATTATTCAATTGCTGAAGAGATTCTCGTATCGCAAAACCGTTGTCATCTATTTCCTTTCGTTTATCCTGATAAATTTTATTGATCCAATTTAATACTTTCTTGAAACCCGCTCTGCCATATCTATCCTCTGGTGGAAAGTACGTCCCACCATAAAAGGGGATTTTGTCGGGAGTAAGAAAAACAGTCATAGGCCAGCCGCCGTTTCCGGTTGTTAGTTGAACAAAATTCATATAAATGTTATCAATATCTGGTCTTTCTTCTCGATCAATTTTAATATTCACAAAGTTGTCGTTCATTATGCCTGCAATCGTTTCATTTTCGAAACTTTCTTTTTCCATCACGTGACACCAATGACAAGCACTATAACCAATGCTTAATAAAATTGGTTTATCTACCAGCTTTGCTTTTTGAAATGCTTCATCACACCAAGGGAACCAATCGACGGGATTATAAGCATGCTGAAGAAGGTATGGACTAGTTTCACTTATAAGTCGGTTTGGGTTCGGCATTTTGCGTATTTCCTAATTTACTTGTGTTCACACTTCCCTAACATAAAATTTAACTTGAAAAGTTCAAATTCAAACCTAGAATAACTACAAGACTACTTAGTTCCAATTTTATTTACTCTTATTTCCTTAATAATGAAGATGAACCTCCCCGCTGCAAGCTGCGGGGACTTTAACCCTATCTTATCGTCCGCCGGAGCGGAACGCGAAGGGAGATTAAAGTTGAAATAAACAATCTTAACTCCTAATTTGAACACCATGTTAAGCATTAAAAATCTCCACAAAGAATTCAAAAATGTAATTGCAGTAAATGATGTTTCATTTGATGTTGAGCCGGGTAGAATATTTGGAATACTTGGACCAAATGGAGCTGGAAAGACTACTACAATTAGATGTATTCTCGACATTATCAAACCAGATCGAGGTGAAATTCATTTTAATGGTATTTTAGCAGATGAAATTTTCCGCAACAAAGTCGGTTATTTGCCTGAAGAAAGAGGGCTTTATTCAAAGAGTCGAGTGATAGATGTAATTAGCTATTTTGGAGAACTTCGCGGACTCTCTGCTTCACACGCGAGAAGCCAAACAAAATACTATCTGAAAAAATTAGAGATTGAACATTCCATTAACAAAAAAGTGAATGAGCTTTCAAAAGGCAACCAACAAAAAATCCAATTCATTGCTTCGGTGATCAATAATCCAACGATTTTAATACTAGATGAACCTTTCGCTGGATTGGATCCAATTAATCAGCAGTTAATTAAAAATCTCATTAACGAATTTCTTGATGAAGGAAAAATCATTCTTCTTTCTACTCATCAAATGGAGGTTGCAGAAAAATTGTGCAGCCAAATCTTATTGATCAATAAAGGTGAAGAAATTCTAAAAGGAAAATTAAGTGAGATAAAGAAAAATTTCGGAAAAGTTTCGCTTATAATTAAATCACCTCAGATTGGAAAAGATATTTTGAATTTCTCCGAAGTCTCAAGCGCAGATGTTTATGAAAATTATTCTGAAGTAGTGTTGAATCCTGGAATTGATTCGCAGCGCCTACTTAAACAGCTCATTGAGCAGTATGAAATAACAGGATTCGATTTAAAAGAGCCGTCTCTCAATTCGATTTTTATTGAAACAGTCTCCAATTCGAACATAAATGGAGGAGTGAAAAAGTGAAAAAAATTTTTTCCGTGGCTAAATGGGAGTATCTTGAAAAGGTTAAAACAAAAGCTTTCCTGATATTCATGATTTTATTTCCGGTCATTATTGTTGGAATGGCTTTTATTCCTGCTCTTTTGAATTCAGACGAAGAATCGGAAACAAAAGCTTTTGGATTCCTCGAATGCAATATTTCTATTTATGCTGAGTTTGTTGAGTCTCTCGCTAATTATAAAACAACAAATAACCAACCAAGTTATATTTTCAGAAAGTTTGATTCGATAGATGGCGAATGTGAGCGGAACAAATCGACAGCAGATAATTTTGTATTTCAACAGAAAATCGATGGTTATGTGTTAATCAAACAAGTTTCTGCTGATTCTGTATTGATAGAATTCCGGGGAGAAAATGTTTCAAATATTAAGGACATTAATAGATTTGAGAAAAAACTAAATGAAATTTTAGCTGAAAGGAAGATCACTGCCGCAGGTCTCTCACCCGAGCTTGTCGAAAGCTTCAAGAAAAAATTCGAAATCAGAGCAGTTAAAATATCTAAATCGGGAGAAGAAAAAGAGACGTCATTTATGGAAACATTTTGGTCGTCGTACATTTTTATTCTTCTATTGATGATGATGATCATTTTCACTGGCGGTATGCTGGTCAGAAGCGTTGTAGAAGAAAAATCAAATCGGATAATCGAAGTTCTTGTTTCATCCTGCACAGCAAATCAATTAATGGCAGGAAAAATTATTGGTTTAAGCGCGCTTGGATTGACTCAAGTTGTTGTATGGGGTTTACTTGGAATCGCACTCTCCGGGCCAATCGGGGCTTCTTTCATCAATTTTGAGAATCTAATTTTAATTTTTATTTATTTTGCACTCGGTTATGTGTTTTATGCGGCGATTTTCGTTGCAATCGGTTCTCTTGCCAGTACCGAACAGGAAGCTCAACAGTATACGAGTTACATAAGTTTAATTCTGGTCATACCAATTATGCTTTCAATTCAAATCATGAATGAACCCAACTCTAACTTGGTGAGAATACTTTCGTACATCCCATTTACAACTGCACCAATCATGACGATGAAAATCCACATCGTTCAGCCCAGTCTGGTTGAATTTATTCTTACTATTGGAATAATGATTTTGGGTATCGTAATTGTAATTTTCATCGCAGGAAAAATTTTCCGTGTTGCAATTTTAAGTTATGGCAAAGCTCCGAAGCTGAAAGAAATTTTTCATTGGATTGCAAGTAAATAATTTGATTGTATGTTTTACTTAGCTTCACTGCTCGCTTCTGTAATTCCAATGATAACCTACCTGATCATCATTTGGTGGTTGGATAGAAATGAGAGAGAACCATTAAAATTTGTGTTTATTCATTTTATTTGGGGTGCAGTTGGGGCTGTAATTTTGGGATTGATTTGGAGCATTAGTCTTCATGGAATTTTGAAATTATACATTCCAAACGAAGCAGCACACGAATTAACTGGTACAATATTAATTGCGCCAATCGTGGAAGAAATTACTAAAGGGATTTTCCTTTTAATCATGATTTCATATAAAAGTTACGACAATGTCACCGATGGGTTTGTGTACGGAGGAGCGATTGGAATAGGATTCGGCATGTCCGAGAATTTCCTTTATTTTATTTCATATCAAGCTGATTACGTATCATGGATTTACCTCGTAATCGTTCGCACATTTCTAACAGCACTGATTCACTGCTCTTCAACTGGTTTGTTTGGATTGGCCCTCGGCTATGCTAAATTTAGATCGACTCCGCAAAAATATTTGATCGCATTCTGTGGTTTGGCTGGCGCAGTACTATTACATGCATTTTGGAATGCATCTGTGAGCTTCTCAAACACATTTATACTGGGCATTGTTTACGGTGTTTGTGTAATAACATTGATGTTCTTGTTGTTTTTATCATCAATTTATCTGGAGCGAAAAATTATTTTAAGAGAGCTTCGTGAAGAAGCTGATAATAATTTGTTTAATTCAAAATTTTTGTCGGTCATTCCGTATTATTCTGTAAGAAGAAAACAAGGTTGGATTGACGAAAGTTTTAGAAAAGAATATATTAGAGCAGCAACAATGCTAGCTTTCAGAAAAATGCAATGGAAACAATTGAAATCTGGCTGGCGAAAAGAACTTTGTAAATACGAAATTGAATTTCTTAGAGAAAAAATCGATCAGATGGACAATATCATCGAGGAAAAAAATAATTGAAACCAATTGTTATTCTTTACTCTAAATGGAATATTTTCTCAGATTCCAATCCGAGATTAATCATCGATGGATTATCTCAAAATTCTTCTAGAATCCTATTCTCAACTCTCCTGAACGAAAATTTCCAAATAATTCACCAGAACAAAAAGTTCGACACTCATCTCTCCCTCAGCGAAAATGATATTGATTATATTCCCGCTTCCTATAATACGATAACTACTAAAATTCATGTAAATTCCAATCCAGATTCAATGGATAGTATTTTAAGACAAATTGAATCTAGCGCTGAAAACGAATACAAAAAAGTCTTGATCCTTTTTTCAAATGTGTACAACATATATGATAAAAAAATTGAGTCGATTTTTAATGCCTTGCCT
Encoded here:
- the nusB gene encoding transcription antitermination factor NusB, producing the protein MTSTRRQLREKVLQILYAHELSNESLDFLFKELTQDVDSEDTINFIKSLTLRTIEHTAEFDELIIDTAKNWDINRIAVIDKILIRMGICEMLYFPDIPTKVSINEVLEIAKRFSTDHSDKFINGVLDAILKRLKNQNKISKKGRGLVENNINPKN
- a CDS encoding thioredoxin domain-containing protein, with product MPNPNRLISETSPYLLQHAYNPVDWFPWCDEAFQKAKLVDKPILLSIGYSACHWCHVMEKESFENETIAGIMNDNFVNIKIDREERPDIDNIYMNFVQLTTGNGGWPMTVFLTPDKIPFYGGTYFPPEDRYGRAGFKKVLNWINKIYQDKRKEIDDNGFAIRESLQQLNNVNRASDSFSNEFYKEIIDTIKKNYDSKFGGFGSAPKFPNSMVLTFLLDFYCIQRNNEILEIVETSVQRLSNGGLYDHLGGGFHRYSTDSKWLVPHFEKMLYDNALLVTLLSKLFMITQNLFYRNKTEETLEYILREMTGAEGEFYSTQDADSEGEEGNYYTWTKQQVFEILNPKEANIITSYFDITDEGNFEGKNILHVKKKIKDFAASINVNAEIIATVIEKCKITLLKERGKRVKPLTDNKILVDWNGLMITAFCYGYRITNNKKYLQAAKKNAEFILNNLQHQGKLYHTHRMGQSKINGFLEDYANLSLGLISLYEVSSKVEYLMEAYKFSKIVLEKFYNDKEKYFYQSSLHANDLIIRPTQLYDNAVPSGNSSSAALFFKLGKIFENEKYIRICEDLVRTMTEKMKKNPLAFGCLLSESLSFTQGSREVILFGGADERESREFQKVILNNYYPNEILIHADVLLDQKFNYLKHKETIENKTTVFICKDFACQSPIDNLEELKKVFLFAPN
- a CDS encoding YdcF family protein, which codes for MKKSKIDNSLRKKFLFLLMCALEILNLVYLYSIKYRSQGLTLSNLDIGFTGNLLNLIISCSIILLILFLFFFGSRIEMFRVQILLNLSLFSFVPLLLNDFFIQLDLHKVLIYTLGFAPDKIFRALFFLFFLIVKFILLFNIIFFTFGKTRNPIFKSFIYSFLLFVLIMLFSFTSTLSMKDESTNIIKPGAKYDAVLIPGAAVWSKNRASPVFAGRLRKANKLYRNRICNKIIITGANAPGEMTEADVAERELLKMGVSSSDIIKEERTTNTLEQISFLKNKVQPEQAFSKVIVVSDQFHLRRISEIANFHNMNLTLVRSDNKLDFISEIWFRIRDTVSLTLYWLFGI
- a CDS encoding ATP-binding cassette domain-containing protein, giving the protein MLSIKNLHKEFKNVIAVNDVSFDVEPGRIFGILGPNGAGKTTTIRCILDIIKPDRGEIHFNGILADEIFRNKVGYLPEERGLYSKSRVIDVISYFGELRGLSASHARSQTKYYLKKLEIEHSINKKVNELSKGNQQKIQFIASVINNPTILILDEPFAGLDPINQQLIKNLINEFLDEGKIILLSTHQMEVAEKLCSQILLINKGEEILKGKLSEIKKNFGKVSLIIKSPQIGKDILNFSEVSSADVYENYSEVVLNPGIDSQRLLKQLIEQYEITGFDLKEPSLNSIFIETVSNSNINGGVKK
- a CDS encoding PrsW family intramembrane metalloprotease — encoded protein: MFYLASLLASVIPMITYLIIIWWLDRNEREPLKFVFIHFIWGAVGAVILGLIWSISLHGILKLYIPNEAAHELTGTILIAPIVEEITKGIFLLIMISYKSYDNVTDGFVYGGAIGIGFGMSENFLYFISYQADYVSWIYLVIVRTFLTALIHCSSTGLFGLALGYAKFRSTPQKYLIAFCGLAGAVLLHAFWNASVSFSNTFILGIVYGVCVITLMFLLFLSSIYLERKIILRELREEADNNLFNSKFLSVIPYYSVRRKQGWIDESFRKEYIRAATMLAFRKMQWKQLKSGWRKELCKYEIEFLREKIDQMDNIIEEKNN
- a CDS encoding ABC transporter ATP-binding protein, yielding MFLVSLLEIKNLSFNYPFPSVKGDVLNNISFHVEKGEFLSIIGPNGSGKTTLLKILAKLLNPVKGNLKLNERDFAEYDLKKFYKLVAYVPQKFYSVFPYSVFEIILMGRTPYFSIYGFENIQDIQSVENVIRILQLDELKNKSINEISGGELQKVILARALAQDSEILLLDEPSTHLDLKHQISIFNYLKKINENGKTIISVSHDINLSALYSNRIIFLKEGKILKDGLTAEVFTEELIRKTFEIKSKVVWERGGTLPQIFLNPFEAAD
- a CDS encoding ABC transporter permease gives rise to the protein MKKIFSVAKWEYLEKVKTKAFLIFMILFPVIIVGMAFIPALLNSDEESETKAFGFLECNISIYAEFVESLANYKTTNNQPSYIFRKFDSIDGECERNKSTADNFVFQQKIDGYVLIKQVSADSVLIEFRGENVSNIKDINRFEKKLNEILAERKITAAGLSPELVESFKKKFEIRAVKISKSGEEKETSFMETFWSSYIFILLLMMMIIFTGGMLVRSVVEEKSNRIIEVLVSSCTANQLMAGKIIGLSALGLTQVVVWGLLGIALSGPIGASFINFENLILIFIYFALGYVFYAAIFVAIGSLASTEQEAQQYTSYISLILVIPIMLSIQIMNEPNSNLVRILSYIPFTTAPIMTMKIHIVQPSLVEFILTIGIMILGIVIVIFIAGKIFRVAILSYGKAPKLKEIFHWIASK
- a CDS encoding MFS transporter, translating into MKKLFSKAYRKIFVWTLFDFANTSFSITIVTFVFAVYFKETIAENKPIGDFYWSLGTSISMLIVALISPILGAIADHSAGKKRFLLFFTLLCILFSSLLYFVEGGMILTGIILFIIANIGFEAGLVFYDAFLPEITEEKNFGRTSGYGYAMGYVGSLVSLLIVYPLVANELVRITFPISAVFFLIFAIPLFLYLHDTKKPIEVQKSYFKIGIDRVRFTLTHLKQYKNLAAFLVAFFFYIEGVNTAIYFSGIYAKTTLQFSLTELTIFFMVAQTTAVFGSVVFGIVADSIGQKRTIFITLFLWLIVIVSASVVDSKEIFFVVGAAAGLGMGSTQSVSRSLMSKLTPSDKKTEFFGFYSFFGKSSAVLGPLVFGLVSWSSGSQRLAILSVAVFFVFGMILLKRVKEE
- a CDS encoding diaminopimelate epimerase: MKLISFTKMTGAGNDFILFDDESIELTPEKIKILCSRNYGIGADGILTIHKSQLVNFKILYYNSDGSGGALCANGARCAVKYLYEKGRIGRKTQFEFVGQIFRAEVLNEHSILQWINPPYSIKLNFKVEAAGQLFNANYVDIGSKHLIIVVDDILINTSYKQSLAKDLTQVDVNSLGKELRYHSDFAPDGLNVNFIQMIDKDQISIRTYERGVEAETLACGSGCVSSAIIAFLVKNLNKPIKVKTFGGEVLQVDFKYDEGKFTNISLIGPAKQVFEGKIDFSTI